From the genome of Sphingobacterium sp. UGAL515B_05:
TGTTATATCCACCTCCCTCTTCCGCATTCCAGCATAAATCGCGACCGCTTGAATTCCATTTTTTCTCAAATGCTCAACCTGATCTTTCATCAATGCTATGAGCGGTGTAACGACAATACAAATCCCTTCCCGCATCAAGGCAGGTACTTGAAAACAAATCGACTTTCCGCCACCAGTCGGCAATAAAGCCAGTGTATCTTTACCTGAAATGACCGATTGAATAATTTCTTCCTGCAGGGGTCTAAATGAATCGAATCCCCAGTATTGCCTTAAGATTGATATATTATCTTGCGTCATAAGTTCTCCTTATCCCAAACATACGCAAAATTATCTTTCATGAGATAATTCTGTATCCCCAAACTATCCAACATACGTTTTGTATGCTTGGATTGCTCCATTGAATTTGATCCATCCAGTATAACAAGTTTTGGTCCAATTTGCTTCAATAAACGAGGTAAACCATTTAGTAAATTTTTTCTGATAATGACAAGATCGGCATGTGTCATTGTTCCCCCTGCATGCGATAAAATGGCAATTCTACCTAAAGGTAGCGTAACAAGGTAGTTTTTCCGCTCCCGACCATTCAAAGCTACAAACTGAACTTTTTCCCGCGTCAATAATTGGATTTCTCTTCCACATGCATATTGCAAGCCTGGGGATTGCACAGAATCAAATGTGCTGTAAACGATACCGCGCCCATCGTTGAAATACCCGATCGTCAACTCATGTTTCGTATTATAGACCCGAAACCGTTCTACATCTTTATTTTCTAGGTATTCTTGCGCAGTGATCAATAGTATTCCAATTGCACAGCATCCCCCTAGCCAAACGTATTTTTTATCTTTCCATTGAAAAGCATATAAAAAAGAAAATAGTGCAAAATAGGTCAAGAATAGCAGCTCCAGTCCCATAGGTGCAACTTTTATTGTTGAGAAAGCCAAATGTTCGATAAATTTCAAACAGGATAAGATGAAAGCAATGAGATGTTCCAATAGGAAACCCAATAAATCGTTAAGCACCTGTATTGGGTTGATTGTCATGATAAAACCAAGATACATCACTAAGGTTGAAGGCAAATCGACTAATACATTGGCTATCAGAAAATACGTCGGAAATTGCCCAAAATAATACAAGCTCAGCGGTGTGGTCAATAGCTGCGCAGCAATAGAAACAGCCAAAACATCTCTCAAAAGCCGTGATATCGGTCTTTTGACCGGAAGGAATTCTTCGACAAGCGGCGAACATATCGTCATACCCAAAACGGCTAGAAAGGACAGCTGAAACCCCACATCGACGACAGCTCGTGGAACCACAAGCAGAATCAATAATGCGGCAATAATAAGCGAATTCAGTGTTGAAAAGCTTCGTTTAAAATGCTGTGCACATAGCACAAAGCTAATCATAATAGCCGCCCGTGTAATAGGTGGATCAAGACCGGCAATAAAAGCATATATCCAGATCATACTCCATAACAAAATTAGTGGCAGCCATCTAAGATAGGAAGGCCAGGCAATGCGCTTGAAAATAAGGGATAAAAAACCGAATAAAACAGCAACATGCATTCCCGATACACTTAACACATGTATTGTTCCCGTATTGGTAAAAGCCTGGATGCTTTCGGCACTGATATCGCTCCGGGACCCATATAATAAGGCTGACGCTATAGCAAAGTGTTCCTCCCTTTTAATATGAGGACGAAGCTTGACCAAAAAAAACCGCCTTATTTGTAAGGCAAGCCCAGTCAAGGAAAAAGCCATTGTTTCTCTCCTACTGATCAGCTTATACCGACCAAAGACTGCGAAAGCTTCATGATAGATATGCCGCCTTTTCAAATATTCCTTATAATCAAATTCCATTGGATTGAATGGCGGAGCTATTTCCTTTACTTGACCTTTTAACCACAATAGATCACCAAACTGCAATGGGTTCTTCTGGCTGGATTTTAAAGATAACATTAGTCTACCTGTAGTTTCAACAAATTCACCTTTTTGGTAAGCCCCTATTACTTCTGCCGAACAACGAATAAAATCCCCCTTCACCTTGGGCTCTTCAATAATTTTGACAACATAGCTATCCGTCATGATATGGGAGAAATGACTGGTTGTGACCAAAGGGTCCTCACGCCAAAATTGAAAAATCCCAAATAATACAACAGACACATAATACCCGCAGGTGTAACCATATTGACGAATTCTTCCCTTTAATAAATAACAACAACACGTTATCAAAACCAGCACAACTAATAGCTGTTGAACCCATTGGAAAATATGGAGCGACATAGGCAATCGAGGTGCCAGAAGAAGCGTCACAAGATATGGGACAGCAAGCTTAAGCGTAGGAAGTCGCTCCAACCTTTGCTGAAAACTCAACTCTTTCATAACTGCCACCGCAACTGTACCTTAATCTCTGACTTTCTATTCCCCTCAATTTGGTCCAATCCAGTCCCGATATTCTCCCGCCCCGGATAATAATAGACCGCATATTTGGCCCATACCTGAAGATGGCGATTTAACCGATACTGCAGGTTGAAATACATTCTCCATCCCTTTGTATTGTACATTCCAAAACCCGAGGCGTATAACACATCCTGCTCATAGGCATAAATCCGATTATCATAACTTGCCGCATCGAAATAGGCAACGCGCATATTCGACTGGAATTTTCCAGCGCTAGACTTCCAGAACACATCTTGATAAAGCATATAACCAAAACTATTCTCCTGATACTCTTTTTGGAATAGATTGGCTTCAACACGGGAGCGAATCGTCCATATTGAACTTAGACGGTAATGAAATTCTACCCTGAACTGCTGTTTGCTGGTATTCACAAGCCCATGCTCGGTTTGTCCCGCTCCCTGGTAATTAACTTGTTTCAATCGGTTGCGATAGCGCAATGAAAGTTGGCCTCTTTTGTACCACATATAACTCAGCTGGCTAAAAAAATCAGCGCCTGTAGATAGCGTATCAGCCTGATACTTGGCTCCCGGAAAACGAAATATATCCGCATAATTGGACCAGAGCAATTTTCTACCCAATTGATACGTTAATCCCAAATAAGCCCCCTGCTCGTTGGAGCTGTTATCCGATTCACCAAATCCCTGTCCATAAAAAGTATGAAAATTTTGCTTATAGTCCCGAAGCAATATAACTGATGATAAACGTGGATGTAAACTTATGATAGATCCTACTAACAGTGCTGAACCGCCATCCATGCTGTTTGCGTACTCACCAAATAAATAAGCATTCCGAATCGTATAGTTTGCATATAGACTTATATTGCGCAAAAAATCACCCTCAAAGTCCGCCTTTTGCCGTATACCATTGCCTTTTGTTTTAAAGACATTCAATTGTGTCTGATTGAAATGAACACCCATTTTGAACCGTTTATAGCGCCACAATAGATTCAATCCATAGGCTAGTTGCGATGCTGCGTGACGGTATTGCTGTTCGGTTGCAGTCCGATGCAGGCCTGAGCTTGCGATAGTTGAAATCGTAGGCGGAGAAGTAGTACGGTTAACTTTTCCATCAATGGATTGGTAGGAGAAATAAGGTGTAATTTCAATGTGCCTAATCTGTAATGTCCCGGCAATGCCACGCATAAAATTAGCCTCATTTAATGACGTATATGACTTTACGCCGATCCCTTGTCTTGCAGTATGCTGTACCAATCCCCCTTTTCCAAAATTCAAACCATTCCACATACTGAGTCCCTGGCCAAATTGCAAAACATAGTCACCGATCACGATATTTCTGAAACGGCCTAAAGACTTTATCGATATACTTAGGCTATAGAAATCAAATCCCATTTTTTGCCTGTCTCTAAAAAATGGCTCCCCCGCATCTTTCTCCATATTAACCGCGAAATGAAATCCATCGTTTAACTGGGCTCTATATCGAAAAGCATAGCGATTGGCATCGCCAAGATAATGGGATTTCGTCGTATCGACTATACGGTAGCCCTTTGCTTTTTCGAGTATCCGGGCGTACCGTATTAAAAATTCCTGTTTAAAATTTCTCGATTTCAGGGTTTCAACGGCAGATTCCGGACCTACCCTTACAAAAGGTAACAGCAAACTGATTATTCGTTCATTAAACCCTTCAATGGCCTGTAATTCGAGTAGGTCTATAAAATCTCCTGAAATGGCCCTATGGTCCAGTAGGTGTTCGATTAATAAAGGATCCAAAAACTGTAATTCAGTGAGTTCTCTGCCATCAGTTTTGTTTAGATCGATCGGGTGTTTGAGATAATGATACCACTTTTCAGTGAATTCACTCAGATCAGCATCCTCAGGAAGCTCTTCCGATAAGCTTTCAAATAAATCTTGGAGATCGATTTTTTCATTTGTTTGCGCCGTACAGGTTAGTCCAATAAAACAACCTATAAAGAGCAAAATCTTGCTACAATATTTCATAATAGGTTTTAATTAATATTGGCTAAATGCTAGGCGATGAACCTTTTATCCCGGCAGAAAAACGATTCACTCCTATGAAATTAGGAAATATAAAAGAATAAAAAAAGCCTGATGAAAAATTTCATCAGGCTTTTTTTATTCTTTTATGATCAAATCAATTATATATCAATTTTAGCATAGCGTGCATTTTTCTCAATAAATTCACGACGTGGAGCAACTTCGTCCCCCATCAACATCGAGAAGATACGGTCACACTCAGCCGCATTTTCAATTGTCACCTGTCTTAAAGTACGCGTTTCAGGATTCATGGTTGTATCCCATAACTGTTCAGCATTCATCTCTCCAAGACCTTTATACCGTTGTACGTGTACACTATCCTCTTTACCACTTCCTTTCAAACGTTGAATCGCATTGATACGTTGGTCTTCATTCCAAGCGTACTCATGCTCTTTCCCTTTTTTCACCAAGTATAGCGGCGGTGTAGCGATATATACGTATCCCCTTTCGATCAATTCCTTCATGTATCTGAAATAGAACGTGAGGATCAATGTTGTAATGTGGGACCCATCCACATCGGCATCGGTCATGATGATGATGCGGTGATAACGTAATTTTTCAAGATTCAGTGCCTTAGCATCTTCGGCAGTACCTACACTCACCCCCAAAGCTGTAAACATATTTTTGATCTCCTCATTTTCGTAGATCTTATGTTCCATTGCTTTTTCGACGTTCAGGATCTTACCACGTAAAGGCATGATCGCCTGATGCTTTCTATCACGACCAGACTTGGCAGTACCACCCGCAGAATCCCCCTCGACAAAATAGATCTCACATTTCGTAGGATCGTTGTCTTGACAGTCGGCCAATTTACCCGGAAGTCCGGAGCCCCCCATAACGGTTTTACGTTGAACCAAATCACGGGCTTTACGTGCGGCAGCACGTGCTTGAGCTGCAATGACAACCTTTTGAACAATAGATTTTGCCTCACGTGGATTCTCTTCCAGATAAACACCTAAGATCTCACCAACAGCAACATCTACAGCGCCCATCACCTCAGAGTTACCTAATTTCGTCTTCGTTTGTCCCTCAAATTGAGGTTCTGCAACCTTCACCGAAATTACAGCTGTCAATCCCTCGCGGAAGTCATCACCGGTAATTTCCACTTTTAAGTTTTTAAGCAAACCTGACTTGTCCGCATACGCTTTCAAGGTACGTGTCAAACCACGACGGAAACCTGCAACGTGAGAACCACCTTCAATCGTATTGATGTTATTCACATAAGAATGGACATTCTCTGAATACGTATCGTTATATTGTAAAGCCAGTTCAACAGGGATACCTTGTTTCACGCCTTCAACATAAATTGGTTCAGGAATCAACGACTGACGGTTACCATCTAAAAATTTCACAAACTCTTTCAGACCACCCTCTGAATAGAATGTTTCTTTCTTTTCAGAACCGTCTTCATTTGCTTCACGCTCATCATTCAACGTCAAACTCACACCTTTATTTAAAAATGCAAGTTCACGAAGACGATTTGCCAATGTATCGTAATTATAAACGGTAGTCTGCGTGAAAATTGTCGCATCCGGGTGGAACGTTACAATAGTACCCGTCTTATCAGAAACACCAACTTCTTTCACATCATACAAAGGTTTACCAATTTGGTACTCCTGCTGGTAGATCTTTCCATCACGATGAACCTCGGCCTTCAAAAGGGTAGACAGGGCATTCACACAGGAAACCCCAACACCATGCAGACCACCAGAAACCTTGTATGTATCTTTATCAAATTTACCTCCGGCGTGCAATACTGTCATTACAAGCTCTAGGGCTGATTTATTCTCTTTTTTGTTGATCCCTGTAGGAATACCCCGACCGTTATCCCGGACAGAAATCGAGTTATCTTTATGGATAGTAACAAAGATATCTGTACAATATCCTGCTACAGCTTCATCGATTGAATTATCAACAACCTCGTATACCAAATGGTGCAATCCTTTTACACCGGTGTCACCGATATACATGGATGGACGCTTACGAACCGCTTCTAAACCCTCTAATACCTGAATATTATCGGCCGAATAGGTGGATGCATTCTTATTTTCTTCGCTCATTGAAAACCTCTTAAATGTAATATTCAAAAATACGAAATTTTGGCCGATTTATCAAGTCCGTGAACAAGTATTGAACCTATATTCCGAATTATAATACACAGGATAATTTTACTTTTTTATTACTAAAAACTAGAATTTCGATTTTTTTATGTTAGGTTTGTTTTCAGTAATAATTTGCAAATAACAAAAAAATGAACACTATATTTTCAATTGTATCGAAAGTTTCCTTTGGCCTTTTATTGGTTGGAACTATTGCATCATGTAACCAAGGTGCAAAAACAGCAAACGAACCTGCAAAAAATGATTCCAATACGGTAAGCAAGGAGAGCCAGGGAAGTAACAAAGATAAAATCGTCTATTTAAACTCGGATTCACTTTCTGAAAAATATCAATATTTTAAGGATATTAAATCAAAGCTTGAAAACAAGGTAAAGAAAGCACAAACAGATCTACAATCTAAAAGTACTGCATTCCAACGCGAAGTTGCCGAATATCAAAAAAATGCAGCTACAATGTCTGCACCTGATAGACAAGCTACTGAACAAAAACTGGCACGTAAACAAGATGAGCTTGCCCGCCTAGATCAAACAGCTTCTTCCTCTATTGCGAAAGACGAGTCTGAAGAGTTCAACAAT
Proteins encoded in this window:
- a CDS encoding ComEC/Rec2 family competence protein, with protein sequence MKELSFQQRLERLPTLKLAVPYLVTLLLAPRLPMSLHIFQWVQQLLVVLVLITCCCYLLKGRIRQYGYTCGYYVSVVLFGIFQFWREDPLVTTSHFSHIMTDSYVVKIIEEPKVKGDFIRCSAEVIGAYQKGEFVETTGRLMLSLKSSQKNPLQFGDLLWLKGQVKEIAPPFNPMEFDYKEYLKRRHIYHEAFAVFGRYKLISRRETMAFSLTGLALQIRRFFLVKLRPHIKREEHFAIASALLYGSRSDISAESIQAFTNTGTIHVLSVSGMHVAVLFGFLSLIFKRIAWPSYLRWLPLILLWSMIWIYAFIAGLDPPITRAAIMISFVLCAQHFKRSFSTLNSLIIAALLILLVVPRAVVDVGFQLSFLAVLGMTICSPLVEEFLPVKRPISRLLRDVLAVSIAAQLLTTPLSLYYFGQFPTYFLIANVLVDLPSTLVMYLGFIMTINPIQVLNDLLGFLLEHLIAFILSCLKFIEHLAFSTIKVAPMGLELLFLTYFALFSFLYAFQWKDKKYVWLGGCCAIGILLITAQEYLENKDVERFRVYNTKHELTIGYFNDGRGIVYSTFDSVQSPGLQYACGREIQLLTREKVQFVALNGRERKNYLVTLPLGRIAILSHAGGTMTHADLVIIRKNLLNGLPRLLKQIGPKLVILDGSNSMEQSKHTKRMLDSLGIQNYLMKDNFAYVWDKENL
- the gyrB gene encoding DNA topoisomerase (ATP-hydrolyzing) subunit B, whose translation is MSEENKNASTYSADNIQVLEGLEAVRKRPSMYIGDTGVKGLHHLVYEVVDNSIDEAVAGYCTDIFVTIHKDNSISVRDNGRGIPTGINKKENKSALELVMTVLHAGGKFDKDTYKVSGGLHGVGVSCVNALSTLLKAEVHRDGKIYQQEYQIGKPLYDVKEVGVSDKTGTIVTFHPDATIFTQTTVYNYDTLANRLRELAFLNKGVSLTLNDEREANEDGSEKKETFYSEGGLKEFVKFLDGNRQSLIPEPIYVEGVKQGIPVELALQYNDTYSENVHSYVNNINTIEGGSHVAGFRRGLTRTLKAYADKSGLLKNLKVEITGDDFREGLTAVISVKVAEPQFEGQTKTKLGNSEVMGAVDVAVGEILGVYLEENPREAKSIVQKVVIAAQARAAARKARDLVQRKTVMGGSGLPGKLADCQDNDPTKCEIYFVEGDSAGGTAKSGRDRKHQAIMPLRGKILNVEKAMEHKIYENEEIKNMFTALGVSVGTAEDAKALNLEKLRYHRIIIMTDADVDGSHITTLILTFYFRYMKELIERGYVYIATPPLYLVKKGKEHEYAWNEDQRINAIQRLKGSGKEDSVHVQRYKGLGEMNAEQLWDTTMNPETRTLRQVTIENAAECDRIFSMLMGDEVAPRREFIEKNARYAKIDI
- a CDS encoding OmpH family outer membrane protein — encoded protein: MNTIFSIVSKVSFGLLLVGTIASCNQGAKTANEPAKNDSNTVSKESQGSNKDKIVYLNSDSLSEKYQYFKDIKSKLENKVKKAQTDLQSKSTAFQREVAEYQKNAATMSAPDRQATEQKLARKQDELARLDQTASSSIAKDESEEFNNVYNKITEFLKKHAAENGYKLVLTYSKTNPTVLYADPSLEITNEVIKQLNEEYKSSNK